From a single Miscanthus floridulus cultivar M001 chromosome 8, ASM1932011v1, whole genome shotgun sequence genomic region:
- the LOC136477052 gene encoding protein indeterminate-domain 5, chloroplastic-like isoform X1 has translation MAAASSAHLFGLGDAQMQMQMQPPLPQHQHQQAAAPPPPNPAAPAPKKKRNQPGNPTDPDAEVIALSPKTLLATNRFVCEVCNKGFQREQNLQLHRRGHNLPWKLKQKNPKETRRRVYLCPEPTCVHHDPSRALGDLTGIKKHYCRKHGEKKWKCDKCNKRYAVQSDWKAHSKTCGTREHRCDCGTLFSRRDSFITHRAFCDALAQESARMPPIGAGMYGTGGMALGLSGMVASHQLQSFQDPAHSSATTTIGSNPAAQFEHLMQSSTGSPAFRGAQPTSSSSSPFYLGGAEDGHQSQASHTSLLHGNKQAYHGLMQLPEQHQPGSNDGLLNLGFFSGGSGGQDSRLVFPDQFNGAVGGNVRGDGSEHGNSGANNESAAIFSGNLMGNQMASGAGFSSSLYNSSETVAPPQMSATALLQKAAQMGATMSSGNVNSLLRGLGNGGSTLNGRPAGAGGFMAGESSSSRSTSQAENESQFRDLMNSLAASGSGAGTAFSGGFPGMDDSKLSTRDFLGVGGGVMRSMGGAAGLPLRHGAAGIGMGSLDPEMK, from the exons ATGGCAGCTGCCTCGTCTGCCCACCTGTTCGGACTCGGCGACGCgcagatgcagatgcagatgcagcCGCCGCTGCCGCAGCACCAGCATCAGCAGGCGGCGGCGCCTCCTCCTCCGAACCCGGCCGCGCCGGCGCCCAAGAAGAAGCGGAATCAGCCCGGTAACCCAA CAGACCCTGACGCTGAGGTGATCGCGCTGTCGCCGAAGACGCTGCTGGCGACGAACCGGTTCGTGTGCGAGGTGTGCAACAAGGGGTTCCAGCGGGAGCAGAACCTGCAGCTGCACCGGCGGGGCCACAACCTGCCGtggaagctgaagcagaagaacCCCAAGGAGACGCGGCGGCGGGTGTACCTGTGCCCGGAGCCGACGTGCGTGCACCACGACCCGTCGCGGGCGCTGGGCGACCTCACGGGGATCAAGAAGCACTACTGCCGCAAGCACGGCGAGAAGAAGTGGAAGTGCGACAAGTGCAACAAGCGCTACGCCGTGCAGTCCGACTGGAAGGCCCACTCCAAGACCTGCGGCACACGCGAGCACCGCTGCGACTGCGGCACCCTCTTCTCTCG GAGGGACAGCTTCATCACCCACCGTGCATTCTGCGATGCACTGGCGCAGGAGAGTGCGCGGATGCCACCCATCGGCGCCGGCATGTACGGCACCGGCGGCATGGCCCTCGGCCTCTCCGGGATGGTCGCATCCCATCAGTTGCAGTCCTTCCAAGACCCGGCCCACTCCTCGGCCACCACAACCATCGGCAGCAATCCGGCGGCGCAGTTCGAGCACCTCATGCAGTCGTCCACCGGCTCCCCCGCGTTCCGCGGCGCGCAACCGACATCATCGTCTTCCTCGCCGTTCTACCTCGGCGGCGCCGAGGACGGCCACCAGAGCCAGGCCAGCCACACCTCTCTGCTCCACGGCAACAAGCAGGCCTACCACGGCCTGATGCAGCTGCCGGAGCAGCACCAGCCGGGGAGTAACGACGGCCTCCTCAACCTGGGTTTCTTCTCGGGCGGGAGCGGCGGACAGGACTCCCGCCTCGTGTTCCCGGACCAGTTCAACGGCGCCGTGGGCGGGAACGTCCGCGGCGACGGCAGCGAGCACGGCAACAGCGGCGCCAACAATGAGTCAGCGGCCATCTTCTCCGGTAACCTAATGGGAAACCAAATGGCAAGCGGCGCTGGCTTCTCTTCTTCCTTGTACAACTCGTCCGAGACCGTCGCGCCGCCGCAGATGTCGGCGACGGCGCTGCTGCAGAAGGCCGCTCAGATGGGCGCGACAATGAGCAGCGGCAACGTGAACTCTCTGCTCAGGGGGCTTGGTAACGGCGGCAGCACCTTGAACGGGAGGCCTGCGGGAGCAGGTGGGTTCATGGCCGGGGAGAGCTCCTCGTCGAGGAGCACTTCTCAGGCCGAGAACGAGAGCCAGTTCCGGGACCTGATGAACTCGCTCGCAGCTTCCGGGAGCGGGGCTGGCACAGCGTTCAGCGGCGGCTTCCCGGGCATGGACGACAGCAAGCTGAGCACGAGAgacttcctcggcgtcggcggcggcgtcaTGCGGAGCATGGGTGGCGCGGCGGGGCTGCCGCTGCGGCACGGTGCCGCGGGCATTGGCATGGGCTCGTTGGACCCAGAAATGAAGTAG
- the LOC136477052 gene encoding protein indeterminate-domain 5, chloroplastic-like isoform X4 — translation MAAASSAHLFGLGDAQMQMQMQPPLPQHQHQQAAAPPPPNPAAPAPKKKRNQPDPDAEVIALSPKTLLATNRFVCEVCNKGFQREQNLQLHRRGHNLPWKLKQKNPKETRRRVYLCPEPTCVHHDPSRALGDLTGIKKHYCRKHGEKKWKCDKCNKRYAVQSDWKAHSKTCGTREHRCDCGTLFSRRDSFITHRAFCDALAQESARMPPIGAGMYGTGGMALGLSGMVASHQLQSFQDPAHSSATTTIGSNPAAQFEHLMQSSTGSPAFRGAQPTSSSSSPFYLGGAEDGHQSQASHTSLLHGNKQAYHGLMQLPEQHQPGSNDGLLNLGFFSGGSGGQDSRLVFPDQFNGAVGGNVRGDGSEHGNSGANNESAAIFSGNLMGNQMASGAGFSSSLYNSSETVAPPQMSATALLQKAAQMGATMSSGNVNSLLRGLGNGGSTLNGRPAGAGGFMAGESSSSRSTSQAENESQFRDLMNSLAASGSGAGTAFSGGFPGMDDSKLSTRDFLGVGGGVMRSMGGAAGLPLRHGAAGIGMGSLDPEMK, via the exons ATGGCAGCTGCCTCGTCTGCCCACCTGTTCGGACTCGGCGACGCgcagatgcagatgcagatgcagcCGCCGCTGCCGCAGCACCAGCATCAGCAGGCGGCGGCGCCTCCTCCTCCGAACCCGGCCGCGCCGGCGCCCAAGAAGAAGCGGAATCAGCCCG ACCCTGACGCTGAGGTGATCGCGCTGTCGCCGAAGACGCTGCTGGCGACGAACCGGTTCGTGTGCGAGGTGTGCAACAAGGGGTTCCAGCGGGAGCAGAACCTGCAGCTGCACCGGCGGGGCCACAACCTGCCGtggaagctgaagcagaagaacCCCAAGGAGACGCGGCGGCGGGTGTACCTGTGCCCGGAGCCGACGTGCGTGCACCACGACCCGTCGCGGGCGCTGGGCGACCTCACGGGGATCAAGAAGCACTACTGCCGCAAGCACGGCGAGAAGAAGTGGAAGTGCGACAAGTGCAACAAGCGCTACGCCGTGCAGTCCGACTGGAAGGCCCACTCCAAGACCTGCGGCACACGCGAGCACCGCTGCGACTGCGGCACCCTCTTCTCTCG GAGGGACAGCTTCATCACCCACCGTGCATTCTGCGATGCACTGGCGCAGGAGAGTGCGCGGATGCCACCCATCGGCGCCGGCATGTACGGCACCGGCGGCATGGCCCTCGGCCTCTCCGGGATGGTCGCATCCCATCAGTTGCAGTCCTTCCAAGACCCGGCCCACTCCTCGGCCACCACAACCATCGGCAGCAATCCGGCGGCGCAGTTCGAGCACCTCATGCAGTCGTCCACCGGCTCCCCCGCGTTCCGCGGCGCGCAACCGACATCATCGTCTTCCTCGCCGTTCTACCTCGGCGGCGCCGAGGACGGCCACCAGAGCCAGGCCAGCCACACCTCTCTGCTCCACGGCAACAAGCAGGCCTACCACGGCCTGATGCAGCTGCCGGAGCAGCACCAGCCGGGGAGTAACGACGGCCTCCTCAACCTGGGTTTCTTCTCGGGCGGGAGCGGCGGACAGGACTCCCGCCTCGTGTTCCCGGACCAGTTCAACGGCGCCGTGGGCGGGAACGTCCGCGGCGACGGCAGCGAGCACGGCAACAGCGGCGCCAACAATGAGTCAGCGGCCATCTTCTCCGGTAACCTAATGGGAAACCAAATGGCAAGCGGCGCTGGCTTCTCTTCTTCCTTGTACAACTCGTCCGAGACCGTCGCGCCGCCGCAGATGTCGGCGACGGCGCTGCTGCAGAAGGCCGCTCAGATGGGCGCGACAATGAGCAGCGGCAACGTGAACTCTCTGCTCAGGGGGCTTGGTAACGGCGGCAGCACCTTGAACGGGAGGCCTGCGGGAGCAGGTGGGTTCATGGCCGGGGAGAGCTCCTCGTCGAGGAGCACTTCTCAGGCCGAGAACGAGAGCCAGTTCCGGGACCTGATGAACTCGCTCGCAGCTTCCGGGAGCGGGGCTGGCACAGCGTTCAGCGGCGGCTTCCCGGGCATGGACGACAGCAAGCTGAGCACGAGAgacttcctcggcgtcggcggcggcgtcaTGCGGAGCATGGGTGGCGCGGCGGGGCTGCCGCTGCGGCACGGTGCCGCGGGCATTGGCATGGGCTCGTTGGACCCAGAAATGAAGTAG
- the LOC136477052 gene encoding protein indeterminate-domain 5, chloroplastic-like isoform X3 yields MAAASSAHLFGLGDAQMQMQMQPPLPQHQHQQAAAPPPPNPAAPAPKKKRNQPADPDAEVIALSPKTLLATNRFVCEVCNKGFQREQNLQLHRRGHNLPWKLKQKNPKETRRRVYLCPEPTCVHHDPSRALGDLTGIKKHYCRKHGEKKWKCDKCNKRYAVQSDWKAHSKTCGTREHRCDCGTLFSRRDSFITHRAFCDALAQESARMPPIGAGMYGTGGMALGLSGMVASHQLQSFQDPAHSSATTTIGSNPAAQFEHLMQSSTGSPAFRGAQPTSSSSSPFYLGGAEDGHQSQASHTSLLHGNKQAYHGLMQLPEQHQPGSNDGLLNLGFFSGGSGGQDSRLVFPDQFNGAVGGNVRGDGSEHGNSGANNESAAIFSGNLMGNQMASGAGFSSSLYNSSETVAPPQMSATALLQKAAQMGATMSSGNVNSLLRGLGNGGSTLNGRPAGAGGFMAGESSSSRSTSQAENESQFRDLMNSLAASGSGAGTAFSGGFPGMDDSKLSTRDFLGVGGGVMRSMGGAAGLPLRHGAAGIGMGSLDPEMK; encoded by the exons ATGGCAGCTGCCTCGTCTGCCCACCTGTTCGGACTCGGCGACGCgcagatgcagatgcagatgcagcCGCCGCTGCCGCAGCACCAGCATCAGCAGGCGGCGGCGCCTCCTCCTCCGAACCCGGCCGCGCCGGCGCCCAAGAAGAAGCGGAATCAGCCCG CAGACCCTGACGCTGAGGTGATCGCGCTGTCGCCGAAGACGCTGCTGGCGACGAACCGGTTCGTGTGCGAGGTGTGCAACAAGGGGTTCCAGCGGGAGCAGAACCTGCAGCTGCACCGGCGGGGCCACAACCTGCCGtggaagctgaagcagaagaacCCCAAGGAGACGCGGCGGCGGGTGTACCTGTGCCCGGAGCCGACGTGCGTGCACCACGACCCGTCGCGGGCGCTGGGCGACCTCACGGGGATCAAGAAGCACTACTGCCGCAAGCACGGCGAGAAGAAGTGGAAGTGCGACAAGTGCAACAAGCGCTACGCCGTGCAGTCCGACTGGAAGGCCCACTCCAAGACCTGCGGCACACGCGAGCACCGCTGCGACTGCGGCACCCTCTTCTCTCG GAGGGACAGCTTCATCACCCACCGTGCATTCTGCGATGCACTGGCGCAGGAGAGTGCGCGGATGCCACCCATCGGCGCCGGCATGTACGGCACCGGCGGCATGGCCCTCGGCCTCTCCGGGATGGTCGCATCCCATCAGTTGCAGTCCTTCCAAGACCCGGCCCACTCCTCGGCCACCACAACCATCGGCAGCAATCCGGCGGCGCAGTTCGAGCACCTCATGCAGTCGTCCACCGGCTCCCCCGCGTTCCGCGGCGCGCAACCGACATCATCGTCTTCCTCGCCGTTCTACCTCGGCGGCGCCGAGGACGGCCACCAGAGCCAGGCCAGCCACACCTCTCTGCTCCACGGCAACAAGCAGGCCTACCACGGCCTGATGCAGCTGCCGGAGCAGCACCAGCCGGGGAGTAACGACGGCCTCCTCAACCTGGGTTTCTTCTCGGGCGGGAGCGGCGGACAGGACTCCCGCCTCGTGTTCCCGGACCAGTTCAACGGCGCCGTGGGCGGGAACGTCCGCGGCGACGGCAGCGAGCACGGCAACAGCGGCGCCAACAATGAGTCAGCGGCCATCTTCTCCGGTAACCTAATGGGAAACCAAATGGCAAGCGGCGCTGGCTTCTCTTCTTCCTTGTACAACTCGTCCGAGACCGTCGCGCCGCCGCAGATGTCGGCGACGGCGCTGCTGCAGAAGGCCGCTCAGATGGGCGCGACAATGAGCAGCGGCAACGTGAACTCTCTGCTCAGGGGGCTTGGTAACGGCGGCAGCACCTTGAACGGGAGGCCTGCGGGAGCAGGTGGGTTCATGGCCGGGGAGAGCTCCTCGTCGAGGAGCACTTCTCAGGCCGAGAACGAGAGCCAGTTCCGGGACCTGATGAACTCGCTCGCAGCTTCCGGGAGCGGGGCTGGCACAGCGTTCAGCGGCGGCTTCCCGGGCATGGACGACAGCAAGCTGAGCACGAGAgacttcctcggcgtcggcggcggcgtcaTGCGGAGCATGGGTGGCGCGGCGGGGCTGCCGCTGCGGCACGGTGCCGCGGGCATTGGCATGGGCTCGTTGGACCCAGAAATGAAGTAG
- the LOC136477052 gene encoding protein indeterminate-domain 5, chloroplastic-like isoform X2: protein MAAASSAHLFGLGDAQMQMQMQPPLPQHQHQQAAAPPPPNPAAPAPKKKRNQPGNPNPDAEVIALSPKTLLATNRFVCEVCNKGFQREQNLQLHRRGHNLPWKLKQKNPKETRRRVYLCPEPTCVHHDPSRALGDLTGIKKHYCRKHGEKKWKCDKCNKRYAVQSDWKAHSKTCGTREHRCDCGTLFSRRDSFITHRAFCDALAQESARMPPIGAGMYGTGGMALGLSGMVASHQLQSFQDPAHSSATTTIGSNPAAQFEHLMQSSTGSPAFRGAQPTSSSSSPFYLGGAEDGHQSQASHTSLLHGNKQAYHGLMQLPEQHQPGSNDGLLNLGFFSGGSGGQDSRLVFPDQFNGAVGGNVRGDGSEHGNSGANNESAAIFSGNLMGNQMASGAGFSSSLYNSSETVAPPQMSATALLQKAAQMGATMSSGNVNSLLRGLGNGGSTLNGRPAGAGGFMAGESSSSRSTSQAENESQFRDLMNSLAASGSGAGTAFSGGFPGMDDSKLSTRDFLGVGGGVMRSMGGAAGLPLRHGAAGIGMGSLDPEMK from the exons ATGGCAGCTGCCTCGTCTGCCCACCTGTTCGGACTCGGCGACGCgcagatgcagatgcagatgcagcCGCCGCTGCCGCAGCACCAGCATCAGCAGGCGGCGGCGCCTCCTCCTCCGAACCCGGCCGCGCCGGCGCCCAAGAAGAAGCGGAATCAGCCCGGTAACCCAA ACCCTGACGCTGAGGTGATCGCGCTGTCGCCGAAGACGCTGCTGGCGACGAACCGGTTCGTGTGCGAGGTGTGCAACAAGGGGTTCCAGCGGGAGCAGAACCTGCAGCTGCACCGGCGGGGCCACAACCTGCCGtggaagctgaagcagaagaacCCCAAGGAGACGCGGCGGCGGGTGTACCTGTGCCCGGAGCCGACGTGCGTGCACCACGACCCGTCGCGGGCGCTGGGCGACCTCACGGGGATCAAGAAGCACTACTGCCGCAAGCACGGCGAGAAGAAGTGGAAGTGCGACAAGTGCAACAAGCGCTACGCCGTGCAGTCCGACTGGAAGGCCCACTCCAAGACCTGCGGCACACGCGAGCACCGCTGCGACTGCGGCACCCTCTTCTCTCG GAGGGACAGCTTCATCACCCACCGTGCATTCTGCGATGCACTGGCGCAGGAGAGTGCGCGGATGCCACCCATCGGCGCCGGCATGTACGGCACCGGCGGCATGGCCCTCGGCCTCTCCGGGATGGTCGCATCCCATCAGTTGCAGTCCTTCCAAGACCCGGCCCACTCCTCGGCCACCACAACCATCGGCAGCAATCCGGCGGCGCAGTTCGAGCACCTCATGCAGTCGTCCACCGGCTCCCCCGCGTTCCGCGGCGCGCAACCGACATCATCGTCTTCCTCGCCGTTCTACCTCGGCGGCGCCGAGGACGGCCACCAGAGCCAGGCCAGCCACACCTCTCTGCTCCACGGCAACAAGCAGGCCTACCACGGCCTGATGCAGCTGCCGGAGCAGCACCAGCCGGGGAGTAACGACGGCCTCCTCAACCTGGGTTTCTTCTCGGGCGGGAGCGGCGGACAGGACTCCCGCCTCGTGTTCCCGGACCAGTTCAACGGCGCCGTGGGCGGGAACGTCCGCGGCGACGGCAGCGAGCACGGCAACAGCGGCGCCAACAATGAGTCAGCGGCCATCTTCTCCGGTAACCTAATGGGAAACCAAATGGCAAGCGGCGCTGGCTTCTCTTCTTCCTTGTACAACTCGTCCGAGACCGTCGCGCCGCCGCAGATGTCGGCGACGGCGCTGCTGCAGAAGGCCGCTCAGATGGGCGCGACAATGAGCAGCGGCAACGTGAACTCTCTGCTCAGGGGGCTTGGTAACGGCGGCAGCACCTTGAACGGGAGGCCTGCGGGAGCAGGTGGGTTCATGGCCGGGGAGAGCTCCTCGTCGAGGAGCACTTCTCAGGCCGAGAACGAGAGCCAGTTCCGGGACCTGATGAACTCGCTCGCAGCTTCCGGGAGCGGGGCTGGCACAGCGTTCAGCGGCGGCTTCCCGGGCATGGACGACAGCAAGCTGAGCACGAGAgacttcctcggcgtcggcggcggcgtcaTGCGGAGCATGGGTGGCGCGGCGGGGCTGCCGCTGCGGCACGGTGCCGCGGGCATTGGCATGGGCTCGTTGGACCCAGAAATGAAGTAG